A portion of the Oscillatoria sp. FACHB-1406 genome contains these proteins:
- the larE gene encoding ATP-dependent sacrificial sulfur transferase LarE — protein sequence MEIKQKLQALKTLFSEMETALIAYSGGIDSTLVAKVARDVLGDRALAMTAVSPSLLPEELEDARIQAAEIGIAHELVETREMENPNYTANPVNRCYFCKSELHDTLKPLAREKGYPYVVDGINADDLQDYRPGIQAAKERGARSPLAELGISKLEVRQLSQLLELPWWDKPAQPCLSSRFPYGEEITVAKLHRVGRAEVYLRKLGYNTLRVRSDRDTARIEIPAEQIQSFIAAIDLPEVVKTFKDLGFVCVTLDLEGYRSGKLNDALLKA from the coding sequence ATGGAAATTAAACAAAAATTACAAGCTTTAAAAACACTTTTTTCGGAAATGGAGACGGCTTTAATCGCCTACTCCGGCGGGATTGATAGTACCTTAGTCGCAAAAGTGGCGCGGGATGTTCTCGGCGATCGCGCCCTAGCTATGACCGCCGTTTCTCCCTCCCTCCTGCCCGAAGAACTCGAAGACGCGCGAATTCAAGCCGCCGAAATTGGTATCGCCCACGAGTTGGTGGAAACCCGAGAAATGGAAAATCCCAACTACACCGCCAACCCCGTCAATCGCTGCTATTTCTGTAAAAGCGAACTGCACGATACCCTCAAACCCCTCGCCCGAGAAAAAGGCTATCCCTACGTTGTCGATGGGATCAATGCCGATGATTTGCAGGACTATCGCCCCGGAATTCAAGCGGCAAAAGAACGCGGCGCGCGATCGCCCCTCGCCGAACTCGGAATTTCCAAACTCGAAGTTCGCCAACTCAGCCAACTCCTAGAACTTCCTTGGTGGGATAAACCCGCCCAACCCTGTCTTTCTTCTCGCTTCCCTTACGGCGAAGAAATTACCGTTGCTAAATTGCATCGCGTCGGACGGGCGGAAGTTTATTTACGCAAGTTGGGATACAATACCTTGCGCGTCCGCAGCGATCGCGACACTGCCCGCATCGAAATTCCAGCCGAACAAATTCAATCTTTTATTGCCGCTATCGATCTCCCCGAAGTCGTAAAAACCTTTAAAGACTTGGGTTTTGTCTGCGTCACCCTCGATTTAGAAGGCTACCGCAGCGGCAAATTGAACGATGCGTTATTAAAGGCTTGA